The Treponema medium genome has a window encoding:
- a CDS encoding tyrosine-type recombinase/integrase, producing MKSDETFEEYLKKSNLSQNTLTSYLWTVKYYAEHYDSLSKENLLAYKGYLIEFFKPKTVNLRIQGINKYLQFMHQDQLQLKFVKVQQKNFLENVISNADYQFLKSSLKTDGNLEWYFVVWFLAATGARVSELIQIKVEHVKLGYFDLYSKGGKLRRLYIPKILKEEALQWLESIGRQSGYLFLNRFKKHITTRGIAQQLKNYARKYGISGKVVYPHSFRHRYAKNFLEKFNDISLLADLMGHESIETTRIYLRRTASEQRELVDTIVTW from the coding sequence ATGAAAAGCGACGAAACTTTTGAAGAGTATTTGAAGAAAAGCAATCTTTCTCAGAATACGCTTACATCTTACCTATGGACGGTTAAATACTATGCCGAACATTATGATTCTTTAAGCAAGGAAAATCTGCTTGCATATAAAGGGTATCTGATTGAATTTTTTAAACCAAAGACGGTGAATCTGAGGATTCAGGGCATTAACAAGTATTTACAATTTATGCACCAAGATCAACTTCAGTTGAAGTTCGTAAAAGTTCAGCAGAAAAATTTTCTTGAAAACGTTATCAGTAACGCTGATTACCAATTTTTGAAATCAAGTCTTAAAACAGACGGAAATCTTGAATGGTATTTTGTTGTGTGGTTTCTGGCGGCTACAGGGGCGCGCGTCAGTGAACTTATTCAAATTAAAGTTGAGCATGTAAAATTGGGATACTTTGATTTATATTCAAAAGGAGGAAAACTCAGGCGGTTGTATATTCCCAAAATTTTGAAGGAAGAAGCATTACAATGGCTGGAATCAATCGGACGTCAATCCGGCTATCTTTTTCTGAATCGTTTTAAAAAGCATATTACCACCCGCGGGATTGCACAGCAATTAAAAAATTATGCAAGAAAGTACGGAATAAGTGGAAAGGTTGTATATCCGCACTCATTCCGGCATCGGTATGCAAAGAATTTTCTTGAAAAGTTCAATGACATTTCTCTGCTTGCCGATTTGATGGGGCATGAAAGTATTGAAACTACAAGAATTTACTTACGCCGAACCGCAAGCGAACAACGGGAACTGGTCGATACCATTGTAACGTGGTAA
- a CDS encoding restriction endonuclease subunit S, whose protein sequence is MNTNALRQKILDLAIHGKLVKQDPTAESAAVLLEKIRAEKEKKIASGELKRDKNDSYIFIGDDNRHYEKFSDGRVKDIEDVLPFAVPEGWAWCRLGEVGSWRSGSTPNRKNIAFYQNGTIPWLLTGDLNDGIITDIPNKITEEAYSQTSLKLNPINSVCMAMYGATIGKLGILSTPASTNQACCVCSDFKGISNKYLFYFLLQHREEFIQLGFGGAQPNISKAKIITTLIPLPSLPEQQRIVTKIEAIFAQIDLLEQSKTDLQTAIKQAKSKILELAIHGKLVPQDPNDEPASVMLERLRAEKEAKIATGEVKRDKHDSYIYKNAADNCYYEKIDDGTEEQIEVPFDLPENWCWEKISSICKINPKNKLNDALEVSFVPMTLIDSEFNSNFTYELRTWRTVKSGFSHFSDNDIGIAKITPCFENRKSVIFKNLNNKHGAGTTELHILRINSKYILNEYVFWFIKTDSFIKAGISNFTGAVGQQRIGKEFLSKILIPIPPLNEQIKICRNINKIMENLAEIILNFI, encoded by the coding sequence GTGAACACAAACGCACTACGCCAAAAGATTTTAGACCTCGCAATTCACGGAAAATTGGTGAAACAAGACCCTACCGCTGAAAGCGCAGCCGTACTCCTTGAAAAAATCCGCGCGGAAAAAGAGAAAAAAATCGCCTCCGGTGAACTGAAACGCGATAAAAACGATTCGTATATTTTTATCGGTGATGATAACAGGCACTATGAGAAGTTCTCAGACGGCAGGGTGAAGGATATCGAGGATGTGCTTCCCTTTGCCGTGCCGGAGGGATGGGCATGGTGCAGGTTGGGAGAAGTTGGTTCTTGGCGCTCAGGAAGTACGCCAAATCGAAAAAACATTGCTTTTTATCAAAATGGAACTATTCCATGGCTTTTAACTGGTGATTTAAACGATGGAATCATAACAGATATTCCTAATAAAATTACAGAAGAGGCATACAGTCAAACCTCATTGAAATTAAATCCGATAAACTCTGTCTGCATGGCTATGTACGGAGCTACAATCGGGAAACTTGGAATATTATCAACCCCTGCCTCAACAAATCAGGCTTGTTGTGTTTGTAGTGATTTTAAGGGTATCTCAAATAAATACCTGTTTTACTTCTTACTGCAGCACAGAGAAGAATTTATACAGCTTGGTTTTGGTGGGGCACAACCAAATATTTCTAAAGCAAAAATTATAACAACTCTTATTCCTCTTCCGTCTTTACCGGAACAACAACGCATCGTCACAAAAATCGAAGCAATCTTTGCACAAATCGATCTATTGGAGCAAAGCAAAACCGACCTACAAACCGCTATCAAGCAAGCAAAAAGCAAAATCCTAGAACTAGCCATTCACGGAAAACTTGTTCCACAAGATCCGAATGATGAACCGGCAAGCGTTATGCTGGAAAGACTCCGTGCTGAGAAGGAAGCTAAAATCGCAACCGGTGAGGTGAAACGAGACAAGCATGATTCGTACATCTATAAAAATGCTGCTGATAATTGTTATTATGAGAAGATTGATGACGGAACCGAGGAACAGATTGAAGTGCCGTTTGATTTGCCGGAAAACTGGTGTTGGGAAAAAATTTCTTCAATATGTAAAATAAATCCTAAGAATAAGCTGAATGATGCTTTAGAAGTTTCTTTCGTACCAATGACCTTAATTGATTCAGAATTTAATAGCAATTTTACCTATGAATTACGAACATGGAGAACAGTAAAATCCGGTTTCAGTCATTTTTCCGATAATGATATTGGAATTGCAAAAATCACCCCTTGTTTTGAAAATAGAAAATCTGTAATTTTTAAGAATTTAAATAACAAACATGGAGCGGGAACTACGGAATTACATATATTACGAATAAACAGTAAATATATTCTTAATGAATATGTATTTTGGTTTATAAAAACCGATAGTTTCATCAAAGCAGGTATTAGTAATTTTACAGGTGCTGTAGGACAGCAGCGGATTGGAAAAGAATTTCTTTCAAAAATTCTTATTCCGATTCCACCCTTAAATGAGCAAATTAAAATATGTCGAAATATCAATAAAATAATGGAAAATTTAGCCGAGATTATTTTGAATTTTATCTAA
- a CDS encoding Fic family protein: MINRKEEQNFDKLSEVINEYNRLHIAQQLDYDKFYLYSIITHSTAIEGSTVTEIENQLLFDEGISANKPIHEQLMNLDLKASYERSFEFAKQHTQMTPEILCELSSLVMKNTGTVYNTIGGTFSSAKGELRLLNVSAGRGGKSYMAWQKLPQKLEEFCAWLNAERKSIAEKDIEAQYVFSFLTHYKLVHIHPWADGNGRMSRLLMNFIQYEAGIVPAIIKKENRAEYIQSLASSQEKDDAADFLQFMFSHHIRNLSERIEEYKTSLEMSGS, translated from the coding sequence ATGATAAATCGAAAGGAAGAACAAAACTTTGATAAACTTTCGGAAGTTATCAATGAGTACAATAGACTGCACATTGCGCAACAGCTTGATTACGATAAGTTCTATTTATATTCGATTATCACGCATTCAACGGCAATAGAAGGTTCGACCGTCACGGAAATTGAAAATCAGCTTCTCTTTGACGAAGGGATAAGTGCAAATAAACCGATTCATGAACAGCTTATGAACCTTGACTTAAAAGCCTCGTATGAAAGAAGTTTTGAATTTGCAAAACAACATACCCAAATGACACCGGAAATCCTCTGTGAACTTTCGTCTCTCGTAATGAAAAACACCGGCACTGTGTACAATACCATCGGAGGAACATTTTCTTCTGCAAAAGGAGAACTGAGACTTCTAAATGTCAGTGCGGGACGGGGCGGGAAGAGTTATATGGCATGGCAGAAGCTTCCGCAAAAACTGGAAGAATTTTGTGCTTGGCTCAATGCGGAAAGAAAAAGCATTGCAGAAAAAGATATAGAAGCTCAATACGTTTTTAGTTTTCTCACTCATTATAAACTTGTTCACATTCATCCTTGGGCTGATGGGAATGGCCGGATGAGTCGGCTTTTAATGAATTTTATCCAATATGAGGCGGGAATAGTACCTGCAATAATTAAAAAAGAAAATAGGGCGGAATATATTCAAAGTCTTGCTTCTTCGCAAGAAAAAGATGATGCGGCGGATTTCTTACAGTTTATGTTTTCACACCATATACGGAATTTGAGCGAGCGGATAGAAGAATATAAAACCTCTCTCGAAATGAGCGGCAGCTGA
- a CDS encoding restriction endonuclease subunit S — MLRKIAFLQILFKSFVAFHNDLPINKICEHSLIGKYTGSVFSCYYEKIDGKNDICIDDEIPFELPKSWQWCRLHELGDTNIGLTYHPKDLIDTGIPVLRSNNIQDGKLYLSDLARVQTKIFENQYVVNSDILICARNGSKNLVGKCTIIRNLPEKMAFGAFMAVFRSKFNLYILRYLQSFYFKDYLRESNSTQIYQLTQNMLRNALIPVPPTEEQKRIVANIEEMFNVLDKIQNNLG; from the coding sequence ATTCTGAGAAAGATTGCTTTTCTTCAAATACTCTTCAAAAGTTTCGTCGCTTTTCATAACGATCTCCCAATAAATAAAATTTGCGAACATTCGCTTATTGGAAAGTATACCGGTAGTGTATTTTCTTGTTATTATGAGAAGATTGATGGAAAAAATGATATTTGCATAGATGATGAGATTCCTTTTGAGCTTCCGAAAAGCTGGCAATGGTGCAGATTACATGAACTTGGTGATACTAACATAGGACTAACTTATCATCCTAAAGATTTGATAGACACTGGTATTCCTGTTTTACGGTCAAATAACATACAAGATGGAAAATTATATTTATCAGATTTAGCAAGAGTACAAACAAAAATATTCGAAAATCAATATGTTGTAAACAGCGATATTTTAATTTGTGCGCGAAACGGTAGTAAAAATTTAGTTGGAAAATGCACTATAATTAGAAATTTACCTGAAAAAATGGCCTTCGGTGCATTTATGGCCGTTTTTAGAAGTAAATTTAATCTCTACATTCTTAGATATTTGCAAAGTTTTTACTTTAAAGATTATTTAAGAGAATCAAATTCAACTCAGATATATCAATTAACACAAAATATGCTAAGAAATGCACTCATTCCAGTCCCACCAACTGAGGAACAAAAAAGAATTGTTGCTAACATTGAAGAAATGTTTAATGTTTTAGATAAAATTCAAAATAATCTCGGCTAA
- a CDS encoding type I restriction-modification system subunit M, which translates to MAKKQTTPSKPEQALTKKVWNMADVLAAAGVGFTDYIIQLTYLLFLKMDFEKESYGLGSALPDGSKWKDIVQLDGPDQLAKYEKILEILQATDGLIGAIFTEAQNKITKPALLKKLIGMIDEENWFSMDGDLKGAIYESILEKNGQDKKSGAGQYFTPRPLINAMVDVVQPKITETVADPACGTGGFLLAAYDYMRKQSDEQSKVEFLQTKALRGNDITPLVVTLASMNLYLHDIGADTTPIKCEDSLEHEPEHLVDVILANPPFGARPAGSVDISTMRSDLIVTTSNNQLNFLQHMMVMLKDGGRAGIVLPDNVLFADGAGEILRKKLLKDFNLHTILRLPTGIFYANGVKANVLFFEKGSPTQETWYYDYRTGIKHTLATKPLKRSDLEDFVTCYCAGHVEDRKETWSPENPNGRWRKYHINELLARDKTSLDISWIKDGSDTVDCSLAELMQTIQEKSTNIVAAVTELSKLIEGIEE; encoded by the coding sequence ATGGCAAAGAAACAAACAACGCCGTCAAAACCGGAACAGGCGCTTACAAAAAAAGTTTGGAACATGGCGGACGTTCTTGCGGCAGCCGGTGTCGGATTTACGGATTATATTATTCAGCTGACATATCTCTTATTTCTAAAAATGGATTTTGAAAAAGAATCGTACGGTTTAGGCAGTGCACTTCCTGACGGAAGTAAATGGAAAGATATTGTTCAACTGGACGGGCCTGATCAACTTGCAAAATATGAAAAGATTCTTGAAATTTTACAGGCAACAGACGGACTTATCGGCGCAATTTTTACGGAGGCACAAAATAAAATTACAAAACCGGCTCTTCTTAAAAAACTGATCGGAATGATTGACGAAGAAAACTGGTTTAGTATGGACGGAGACCTCAAAGGTGCAATTTACGAAAGTATTCTTGAAAAAAACGGACAAGATAAAAAATCCGGAGCAGGGCAGTACTTTACGCCGCGCCCCTTGATTAATGCTATGGTTGATGTTGTTCAGCCGAAGATCACTGAGACCGTTGCCGACCCTGCATGCGGAACCGGAGGGTTCTTGCTTGCTGCGTATGACTATATGCGTAAACAAAGCGACGAACAGAGTAAGGTGGAGTTCTTACAAACGAAGGCGCTGAGAGGAAATGACATAACGCCGCTTGTCGTAACGTTGGCTTCTATGAATCTTTATCTTCACGACATTGGAGCGGACACAACACCGATTAAATGTGAAGATAGTTTGGAACACGAACCCGAACATCTTGTAGATGTGATTCTTGCCAACCCGCCGTTTGGGGCTCGCCCTGCCGGAAGCGTGGATATTTCGACCATGCGTTCCGATTTGATTGTAACAACAAGCAACAACCAGTTAAATTTTTTACAGCACATGATGGTTATGTTAAAGGACGGCGGAAGAGCTGGAATCGTTCTTCCCGATAATGTGCTTTTTGCAGACGGCGCCGGAGAAATTCTCCGCAAAAAACTTCTAAAAGATTTTAATCTTCATACGATTCTTCGTTTGCCGACCGGTATTTTCTACGCAAACGGCGTAAAAGCGAATGTGCTGTTCTTTGAAAAAGGAAGCCCGACACAAGAGACATGGTATTACGATTACCGTACAGGGATTAAACACACCCTTGCAACGAAACCGCTTAAACGCTCCGACCTTGAAGACTTTGTAACCTGCTACTGTGCAGGACATGTTGAAGACCGCAAAGAAACGTGGTCGCCCGAAAATCCGAACGGCAGATGGCGTAAATATCACATCAATGAACTGCTTGCACGGGATAAAACCAGTCTGGATATTTCTTGGATAAAAGACGGTTCCGATACAGTAGACTGTTCCCTTGCCGAACTGATGCAAACTATTCAAGAGAAAAGCACAAATATTGTTGCAGCTGTTACCGAACTTTCCAAACTGATTGAAGGTATTGAAGAATGA